The Alkalinema sp. FACHB-956 genome contains the following window.
CGATTGCCGATTCACTTGGTTGAGGCATTGAATAAAATTAAGCGATCGCAACGGGAATTATCCCAAAAATTAGGTCGTACGGCTACGTTAAATGAAATTGCTACGGAATTGGATTTAGAGCCTGAAAAAGTGTTGCAATATTTATCCTATGCAAAACGTCCAATGTCACTAGATATGAAAGTGGGTGACAATGAGGACACGGATCTTGTGGATATTCTGGAAGATGAATCGACATCTCCCGCCGTGCACCTAGAAAAAGTGGCGCTATCCCAGGACTTGCAAAGCGCGATCGGTGAACTTCCTCCCATCATGCAGGAAATTTTGGTGATGCGGTTTGGTTTGGACGGCAATGAAGCGCTATCGTTGTCAGAAGCAGGGCGACGGCTGGGGATGAGCCGCGAGCGGGTTCGGCAAATTCAGCAAAAAGCCTATAAACTTCTGCGACAAGGGCATTCCGAAATTCGCCATTATTTAGCGAGTTAAGCTTGGCCAGTTAAATGCCCTCAGTGAGTCAAGTGCTATTTGACTTGCCGGATACAATCTATTGGGACGGAGTGGCGTATTATTGGTCTATTATTAAATGCTGATCCTCTATTGCTGATAATTGTGTTTCTGAAAACGTTGCATTTTAGGAAGTTTGAGCTATATTTACGATGCGTTGATTGAGTGATCCAATGCGATTTGATTTTGGCTGCCGGATGCAGTTTTCTAGTAGTGTGGATGTTCCTGTTATTCTGATGCTGCGCCCGCGTAGTGGCTATCGGCAATGGATTGTTCAGGAGACCTATGCCCTGGAACCCTTTACACTAGTGACGGAATACACCGACGGTTACGGCAACCTCTGTCAGCGATTGATTGTACCCGCGGGCGAATTTCAGCTCCAGGTGACAGGCCAAGCGGAAACCTTGGGGTTATGGGAATTGGATCAAACGGCACCATGGATCGCGATCGAAGCGTTACCGGATTCAATTTTGCAATTTGTGCTACCCAGTCGCTATTGCGAATCTGATCAGGTTTACGATTGGGCCAGTGAAATTACTGCGAATTTAGAGCCGGGATATGCCCAAGCGGAAGCGATTCGGCAGTGGATTCATGACAATATTCAGTATCAGTATGGGACCAGTGATGCCTCAACTTCTGCGCTGAATGTCATCCAAAGTCGCCAAGGGGTCTGCCGAGATTTTGCCCATTTGGGGATTGCGCTTTGTCGGAGTCTCAATATCCCGGCCAGAATGGTAGTGGGGTATTTGCATGGCCTCAAGCCGATGGATCAACATGCTTGGTTTGAGGCTTATCTGGGCCATCGCTGGTGCACCTTTGATGCAACCCAAACGGAACATTCGGAGGATCGCATTGTAATTGCCTATGGGCGGGATGCGGCAGATGTGGCCCTTGTGACCCAGTTTGGGCCGCTACAGCTGAACGAGATGCAAGTCTGGATTGAGGCAATGTAAGGGGTGGTGATGGGTGCAAGCGCGAGTTGTCCGGTCTAGTTGAACAGTTTGCAGGGTTAGCTGGAGAATTCGATCGCTTCATACAGGTCTTGCAGGGCGATTTCTACCGAGATAGAAGCTAATGTCAATTTGTCTTCCAGGCTGTTGTATTCCGTAAATAACCATTGATTCTCAGCTTGTTTAACATAGTGTTCCACATGGGGACGATCCTGGTTGACTAGGACATATTCTTGGAAGGTGTCGATCGATCTGTAATGGGAAAATTTATCACCCCGGTCATAGCCTGCGGTTGAATCGGATAATACTTCTGCAATCAAAATTGGATTCATGACTGTATCCCGTCGATCGGGCTTGAGTTCCACGGGACGTGGCGTGACCATGATATCTGGGTAAGTATATAAGTTTACACCTGGAATCCAAAGGCGTTGATCGGTCATAAAAATGCTGTAGGGCTGTTTGCGCAGAGCACCTGTGAGCAGAAAAACAAACATCCGCACGATTTCATTATGGGCTGGTGTGCCTCCGGTCATCTCGATAATCTCCCCGTTACGAAACTCGTTGCGACTGGTGGACTCCACCTCTAGGGCCAAATATTCCTCGGCGGTATAGCGTTTTGTGAGCGGG
Protein-coding sequences here:
- a CDS encoding RNA polymerase sigma factor, RpoD/SigA family, with translation MRSYLQDIGRVPLLTREEEIQYGQQVQKRVEYQAVKAALAARLGHDPSLEEWAAELELTVDELEAVVEAGEFAKRRMVEANLRLVVNIAKQYQNRNVDLLDLIQEGALGLQMGVEKFDPDRGFKFSTYAYWWIRQAITRAISQSSRTIRLPIHLVEALNKIKRSQRELSQKLGRTATLNEIATELDLEPEKVLQYLSYAKRPMSLDMKVGDNEDTDLVDILEDESTSPAVHLEKVALSQDLQSAIGELPPIMQEILVMRFGLDGNEALSLSEAGRRLGMSRERVRQIQQKAYKLLRQGHSEIRHYLAS
- a CDS encoding transglutaminase family protein; this translates as MRFDFGCRMQFSSSVDVPVILMLRPRSGYRQWIVQETYALEPFTLVTEYTDGYGNLCQRLIVPAGEFQLQVTGQAETLGLWELDQTAPWIAIEALPDSILQFVLPSRYCESDQVYDWASEITANLEPGYAQAEAIRQWIHDNIQYQYGTSDASTSALNVIQSRQGVCRDFAHLGIALCRSLNIPARMVVGYLHGLKPMDQHAWFEAYLGHRWCTFDATQTEHSEDRIVIAYGRDAADVALVTQFGPLQLNEMQVWIEAM
- a CDS encoding Uma2 family endonuclease, encoding MSPIAPLTKRYTAEEYLALEVESTSRNEFRNGEIIEMTGGTPAHNEIVRMFVFLLTGALRKQPYSIFMTDQRLWIPGVNLYTYPDIMVTPRPVELKPDRRDTVMNPILIAEVLSDSTAGYDRGDKFSHYRSIDTFQEYVLVNQDRPHVEHYVKQAENQWLFTEYNSLEDKLTLASISVEIALQDLYEAIEFSS